A DNA window from Theobroma cacao cultivar B97-61/B2 chromosome 5, Criollo_cocoa_genome_V2, whole genome shotgun sequence contains the following coding sequences:
- the LOC108662026 gene encoding vinorine synthase-like — protein sequence MEVQIISRETIKPFSPTPDHLRTHKLSLLDQLAPPVYLPIILFYSATDENDPRNYNISDYLKKSLSKALTHFYPFAGRIKDDLTVDCNDGGATFVEAQVACDMSFVLEEPEIEVQQLLPCAPFEHSPQTQSSTDQVIPLAVQVNYFACGGMAIGVCISHVIADASAAAHFLKGWAALARGADNIEGVIYDSSSLFPARDLSIFRKYIGRVVDENNKVESPEDKVVTKRLLFNGSKITALRNEMGDGLNLYRPTRVEAVTAVVWEALINATAENEGSGTSPILAVSNAMNFRKRMNPPLPQQCIGNVSFSKLVSSLNVKIKNRSNLAKIIHESIKETDDEYIRKTFTSGECLNLMEKLCEKFEKNSKLGMFMFSSWCRFPFYEVDFGWGKPIWFECTLRANRVGFFVDTSDGEGIEAWITLRKEEMAKLEKEPGILAYATFKPSI from the coding sequence ATGGAAGTCCAAATTATCTCGAGAGAGACCATCAAACCTTTTTCGCCAACTCCAGACCACCTGAGAACCCATAAGCTTAGTCTTTTAGATCAGCTAGCCCCTCCTGTTTACCTCCCCATAATTCTCTTTTACTCGGCTACAGACGAAAATGATCCTAGAAATTATAATATTTCTGATTACCTCAAAAAGTCCCTTTCCAAAGCCTTAACCCACTTTTATCCATTTGCTGGTAGGATCAAGGATGACTTAACCGTGGATTGTAATGATGGTGGTGCCACTTTTGTTGAAGCTCAGGTGGCCTGTGACATGTCGTTTGTGCTAGAAGAGCCAGAGATTGAAGTACAACAGCTATTACCGTGTgctccattcgagcattcaCCTCAAACCCAATCAAGTACTGATCAGGTAATACCGCTTGCTGTCCAGGTCAATTATTTTGCTTGTGGCGGTATGGCCATTGGTGTTTGTATTAGTCACGTTATAGCTGATGCATCAGCTGCAGCCCACTTTCTAAAAGGCTGGGCTGCACTTGCTCGTGGAGCTGATAACATTGAAGGTGTGATTTATGATTCTAGCTCTCTCTTCCCTGCACGAGATTTATCAATATTTCGGAAGTACATAGGAAGGGTTGTGGACGAGAATAATAAAGTGGAATCACCTGAAGATAAGGTTGTTACAAAGCGACTTTTGTTTAATGGCTCTAAAATTACTGCTCTAAGAAATGAAATGGGCGATGGACTGAACTTGTATCGTCCAACCCGTGTTGAGGCTGTGACTGCGGTTGTTTGGGAAGCCCTTATAAATGCAACGGCTGAAAATGAGGGAAGTGGGACTTCGCCAATACTTGCGGTATCTAATGCTATGAATTTCAGAAAGAGAATGAATCCCCCACTCCCACAGCAATGCATCGGTAATGTTAGCTTCTCTAAATTGGTAAGTTCACTGAACGTGAAGATAAAAAATCGTAGCAATCTGGCAAAAATAATTCATGAGTCTATAAAAGAGACGGATGATGAATATATAAGGAAGACGTTCACAAGTGGTGAATGCCTTAATTTAATGGAGAAACTATGCgagaaatttgaaaagaattcaaagCTAGGGATGTTCATGTTCAGTAGTTGGTGTAGATTTCCATTTTATGAAGTTGATTTTGGATGGGGAAAGCCCATATGGTTCGAATGTACTTTGAGGGCTAACAGAGTTGGCTTTTTTGTGGATACAAGTGATGGCGAAGGAATAGAAGCATGGATAACATTGAGGAAAGAAGAAATGGCCAAACTTGAAAAAGAACCTGGCATCCTTGCTTATGCTACTTTCAAACCAAGCATATGA